A DNA window from Camelina sativa cultivar DH55 chromosome 17, Cs, whole genome shotgun sequence contains the following coding sequences:
- the LOC104756417 gene encoding catalase-1, translating into MDPYKVIPSSAHDSPFFTTNSGAPVFNNNSSLTVGTRGPILLEDYHLLEKLANFDRERIPERVVHARGASAKGFFEVTHDISQLTCADFLRGPGVQTPVIVRFSTVIHERGSPETLRDPRGFAVKFYTREGNFDLVGNNFPVFFIRDGMKFPDMVHALKPNPKTHIQENWRILDFFSHHPESLHMFSFLFDDLGIPQDYRHMEGAGVNTYLLISKAGKAHYVKFHWKPTCGVKCLLDEEAIKVGGSNHSHATKDLHDSIAAGNFPQWNLFVQVMDPATEDQYDFDPLDVTKIWPEDILPLQPVGRLVLNKNIDNFFNENEQIAFCPALAVPGIHYSDDKLLQTRIFSYADSQRYRLGPNYLQLPVNAPKSAHHNNHHDGIMNFMHRDEEVNYFPSRMDPVRHAEKYPTTPITCSGNREKSIIGKENNFQQPGERYRSWDSDRQERFVKRFLEALSEPRVTHEIRSIWVSYWTQADKSLGQKLATCLNVKANI; encoded by the exons ATGGATCCTTACAAG GTTATTCCTTCAAGCGCTCATGATTCCCCTTTCTTCACTACAAACTCGGGTGCCCCTGTGTTTAACAACAACTCCTCTTTGACTGTCGGAACCAGAG GTCCAATTCTTCTGGAGGACTATCATCTACTTGAGAAACTCGCCAACTTTGACAGGGAGCGGATTCCTGAGAGGGTTGTTCATGCCAGGGGTGCCAGTGCTAAGGGTTTCTTTGAAGTCACTCATGACATTTCACAACTTACTTGTGCTGATTTTCTTCGTGGACCTGGTGTTCAGACTCCTGTTATCGTTCGTTTCTCTACTGTCATCCATGAGCGTGGCAGCCCTGAGACTCTTAGAGATCCTCGTGGCTTTGCTGTTAAGTTTTACACCAGAGAG GGGAACTTTGATCTTGTTGGGAACAACTTCCCTGTGTTCTTCATCCGTGATGGAATGAAGTTCCCTGACATGGTCCATGCACTGAAACCGAATCCCAAAACCCACATTCAGGAGAACTGGAGGATCCTGGACTTTTTCTCCCACCACCCAGAGAGTTTGCACATGTTTTCGTTCCTCTTTGATGACCTCGGTATCCCTCAGGACTACAGGCACATGGAAGGCGCTGGGGTCAACACTTACTTGCTAATCAGCAAAGCTGGTAAAGCTCACTATGTGAAATTCCACTGGAAGCCTACTTGTGGAGTCAAATGCTTGTTGGATGAGGAAGCTATCAAAGTTGGAGGTTCCAATCACAGCCATGCCACTAAAGATCTCCATGACTCGATCGCAGCCGGGAATTTCCCACAGTGGAATCTCTTTGTTCAAGTGATGGATCCTGCCACTGAAGACCAATACGATTTTGATCCTCTTGATGTCACAAAGATCTGGCCTGAAGATATCTTGCCTCTACAACCTGTTGGACGCTTGGTCTTGAACAAAAACATCGACAACTTCTTTAATGAGAACGAACAGATTGCTTTCTGTCCTGCTCTTGCTGTTCCAGGCATCCACTACTCAGATGATAAACTACTCCAGACCAGGATCTTCTCCTACGCTGATAGTCAGAGATACCGTCTTGGACCAAACTATCTGCAACTACCGGTCAATGCCCCTAAATCTGCTCACCACAACAATCACCATGATGGTATTATGAACTTCATGCACAGGGATGAAGAG GTCAATTACTTCCCTTCAAGGATGGATCCAGTTCGACATGCCGAAAAATACCCTACAACTCCTATTACCTGCTCTGGAAACCGTGAGAAG TCCATCATTGGGAAGGAGAATAACTTCCAGCAGCCAGGAGAGAGATACCGGTCCTGGGATTCAGACAG GCAAGAGCGGTTCGTGAAGCGTTTTCTTGAAGCACTCTCGGAGCCTCGTGTCACACATGAAATCCGTAGCATTTGGGTCTCTTATTGGACTCAGGCAGACAAATCTCTGGGACAGAAACTAGCAACTTGTCTTAACGTGAAGGCAAACATCTGA
- the LOC104756416 gene encoding catalase-3, with the protein MDPYKYRPSSAYNTSFYTSNGGAPISNNISSLTIGERGPVLLEDYHLIEKVANFTRERIPERVVHARGISAKGFFEVTHDISNLTCADFLRAPGVQTPVIVRFSTVVHERASPESMRDIRGFAVKFYTREGNFDLVGNNTPVFFIRDGIQFPDVVHALKPNPKTNIQEYWRILDYMSHLPESLLTWCWMFDDVGIPQDYRHMEGFGVHTYTLVAKSGKVLFVKFHWKPTCGIKNLTDEEAKVVGGANHSHATKDLHDAISSGNYPEWKLFIQTMDPADEDKFDFDPLDVTKIWPEDILPLQPVGRLVLNRTIDNFFNETEQLAFNPGLVVPGIYYSDDKLLQCRIFAYGDTQRHRLGPNYLQLPVNAPKCAHHNNHHEGFMNFMHRDEEINYYPSKFDPVRCAEKVPIPTKSYTGIRTKCIIKKENNFKQPGDRYRSWAPDRQDRFVKRWVEILSEPRLTHEIRSIWISYWSQADRSLGQKLASRLNVRPSI; encoded by the exons ATGGATCCTTACAAG TATCGTCCTTCGAGCGCTTACAACACCTCGTTCTACACCTCAAACGGCGGTGCTCCAATCTCCAACAACATCTCTTCCCTCACCATCGGAGAAAGAG GTCCTGTTCTTCTTGAGGACTACCATTTGATCGAGAAGGTTGCTAATTTCACCAGAGAGAGGATCCCTGAGAGAGTGGTTCATGCTAGAGGAATCAGTGCTAAAGGTTTCTTTGAGGTTACCCATGACATTTCAAACCTCACTTGCGCTGATTTCCTCAGAGCCCCTGGTGTTCAAACTCCAGTTATTGTCCGTTTCTCCACTGTTGTCCACGAGCGTGCCAGTCCTGAATCCATGAGGGATATTCGTGGTTTTGCTGTCAAGTTTTACACCAGAGAG GGGAACTTTGATCTTGTTGGGAACAACACTCCTGTGTTCTTCATCCGTGATGGGATTCAGTTCCCGGATGTTGTCCATGCCCTGAAACCAAACCCGAAAACTAACATCCAAGAGTACTGGAGGATTTTGGACTACATGTCCCACTTGCCAGAGAGTTTGCTCACATGGTGCTGGATGTTTGATGATGTTGGTATCCCACAAGATTACAGGCACATGGAAGGTTTCGGTGTCCACACCTACACTCTTGTTGCCAAATCTGGAAAAGTTCTCTTTGTCAAGTTCCACTGGAAACCAACTTGTGGTATCAAGAATCTGACTGACGAAGAGGCCAAGGTTGTTGGAGGAGCCAATCACAGCCACGCCACCAAGGATCTTCACGATGCCATTTCATCTGGTAACTACCCTGAGTGGAAACTTTTCATCCAGACCATGGATCCTGCGGATGAGGATAAGTTTGATTTTGACCCGCTTGATGTGACCAAGATCTGGCCTGAGGATATCTTGCCTCTGCAACCTGTTGGTCGTTTGGTTCTTAACAGGACCATTGACAACTTCTTCAATGAAACTGAGCAGCTCGCTTTTAACCCCGGACTTGTGGTTCCTGGTATCTACTACTCAGACGACAAGCTGCTCCAGTGTAGAATCTTTGCTTACGGTGACACTCAGAGACATCGTCTTGGACCGAATTATCTGCAGCTACCGGTCAATGCTCCCAAATGTGCTCACCACAACAATCACCATGAAGGTTTTATGAACTTCATGCATAGAGATGAGGAG ATCAATTACTACCCCTCAAAGTTTGACCCTGTCCGCTGCGCCGAGAAAGTTCCCATCCCTACAAAATCCTACACTGGAATCCGAACAAAG TGCATCATCAAGAAAGAGAACAACTTCAAACAGCCTGGAGACAGGTATAGATCCTGGGCACCAGACAGGCAGGACCGGTTTGTTAAGAGATGGGTTGAGATTCTGTCGGAGCCACGTCTCACCCACGAGATCCGCAGCATCTGGATCTCTTACTGGTCTCAG GCTGATCGATCTCTTGGACAGAAACTAGCAAGCCGTCTGAACGTGAGGCCAAGCATCTAG